A single genomic interval of Halobacillus halophilus DSM 2266 harbors:
- a CDS encoding competence protein CoiA: MFYAEDSSGKLQSLLHLTPQELQAPRTRSYYCPHCKEVLLIRSGPKVKPHFAHFPKSECIVNRGEGEAHEQGKWALYEWLIHHNYEAKLEYPLCGPAQRPDVFVTIGSKQIAIEYQCARISKEEILRRSSQYKEHGIFPLWILGSHLLKRTSPDTIHMTEFLRNFLYSFHHHYSLYFFNSKTQRLTMASNLRSVSQRKTLADLRSYSLSSIQFPQLFQISASSSLHDLLPMWEKLLYKQRTVYNPHVSKEVQAFRDDVYRRGVHVSLLPTLAFLPSKGELAGAGPSYVWQTKFLFDHFIELEVGAPVNFPEQAAPPTINGYQPDLMKEYSYLLEALGYINKSVNKGWVKKKQVVFHQHITHALEDDRKTVAALKKLERINI; encoded by the coding sequence TTGTTTTACGCCGAGGATTCCTCAGGAAAGCTACAGTCATTATTACATTTAACCCCTCAAGAACTGCAGGCGCCACGAACTCGTTCCTACTATTGTCCTCATTGTAAAGAAGTCCTGCTGATTCGATCAGGACCAAAAGTGAAACCGCACTTTGCGCATTTTCCCAAAAGTGAGTGTATCGTTAACCGGGGGGAGGGTGAAGCGCATGAACAAGGAAAATGGGCTTTATATGAGTGGCTGATCCATCACAACTACGAAGCAAAACTAGAATACCCGTTATGTGGTCCCGCTCAGCGTCCCGATGTATTTGTAACCATTGGATCTAAACAAATAGCCATTGAATATCAATGTGCCAGAATTTCTAAAGAAGAAATTCTGCGGCGATCGAGTCAGTACAAAGAACATGGTATTTTCCCTCTCTGGATTCTGGGAAGTCATCTCTTGAAACGAACGTCTCCAGATACGATCCACATGACTGAATTTCTTCGGAATTTTCTCTATTCCTTTCATCATCACTATTCCCTCTACTTTTTTAACTCCAAAACCCAGCGTTTAACGATGGCTTCCAACTTGAGAAGCGTCAGCCAGCGAAAAACTTTAGCCGACCTGCGCTCTTATTCGCTCTCAAGCATCCAATTTCCCCAGTTGTTTCAAATCTCTGCTTCATCCTCTTTGCATGACTTGCTGCCTATGTGGGAAAAACTATTGTATAAGCAACGGACCGTATATAATCCACACGTCAGTAAAGAAGTGCAGGCATTTCGGGACGATGTGTACAGGAGAGGAGTTCACGTTTCATTGCTTCCTACACTTGCCTTCCTGCCCTCTAAGGGGGAGCTTGCCGGAGCGGGGCCTTCCTATGTGTGGCAGACGAAGTTTTTATTTGATCATTTCATAGAACTAGAAGTAGGAGCCCCCGTAAATTTCCCTGAACAGGCTGCTCCTCCTACGATTAATGGATATCAGCCGGATTTAATGAAAGAATATTCATATCTGCTGGAAGCTCTCGGATACATCAATAAGTCCGTAAATAAGGGATGGGTTAAGAAAAAGCAGGTCGTTTTTCATCAACATATAACGCATGCTCTCGAAGACGATCGAAAGACTGTCGCGGCATTAAAAAAACTGGAAAGAATTAATATTTAA
- the pepF gene encoding oligoendopeptidase F, translating to MAATKQLPKREEVPVEKTWDLEAIFATDEEWYKELKEAEELLPELDQYRGKLGESAEQLYNLLDFQDKISNKIGLLFTYAHMRKDQDTTNSHYQEMNAKAESLYTKIASAMSFIVPEILALPEGKIKGFIKEYEPLKLYEHTLDEITRRKEHVLSEKEEKLLAGFSEIGANPSQTFGALNNADLTFPTIKNEEGEEVDLTHGRYVGFLKSDDREVRKSAFEAMYDTFGSFKNTFASTLSGHVKKNNFNAQVRNYERAREAKLNNNNIPETVYDNLIEAVNERLPLLHRYIELRKEVLGLDEVHMYDIYTPLVKDAEMKVSYEEAKDLVLKGLEPLGEEYVNTVKEGFENRWIDVEENKGKRSGAYSSGHYGTNPYILMNWQDNVNNLFTLAHELGHSLHSYYTHANQPYRYGNYSIFVAEVASTCNEALLNDYMLKNTKSEKEQLYLLNNFLEGFRGTVFRQTMFAEFEHEIHMQAQNGEALTADKLTEIYYDLNKKYFGDNIVIDDHIGLEWARIPHFYMGYYVYQYATGYAAATALADQILSEGDTAVERYKSFLKAGSSDYPIEVLKQAGVDMTSKDPILSALDVFEEKLNEMEELLKK from the coding sequence ATGGCTGCAACTAAACAATTACCTAAAAGAGAAGAGGTACCCGTAGAAAAAACATGGGACCTTGAAGCTATTTTTGCTACAGACGAAGAGTGGTATAAAGAGCTGAAAGAAGCAGAGGAACTCCTGCCTGAACTGGATCAATACCGTGGAAAACTGGGCGAATCTGCTGAACAGCTTTACAACCTTCTTGATTTTCAAGATAAAATTTCCAATAAAATTGGCCTGCTTTTTACTTATGCCCATATGCGCAAAGATCAGGATACAACAAACTCCCATTATCAGGAAATGAATGCCAAAGCGGAAAGCTTATATACAAAGATTGCCTCGGCAATGAGCTTTATTGTGCCGGAAATCTTAGCTCTCCCTGAAGGAAAAATTAAAGGATTTATTAAGGAATATGAACCACTGAAATTGTATGAGCATACGCTTGATGAGATTACACGACGTAAGGAGCATGTTCTTAGTGAGAAGGAAGAAAAACTGCTCGCTGGTTTCTCTGAAATAGGAGCCAATCCATCGCAGACATTTGGAGCTTTAAATAATGCGGATCTTACTTTTCCAACGATCAAGAATGAAGAAGGGGAAGAGGTAGATCTTACTCACGGCCGTTATGTCGGTTTTCTTAAATCCGATGACCGTGAAGTACGAAAATCCGCGTTTGAAGCGATGTATGATACATTTGGTTCTTTCAAAAATACGTTTGCATCGACATTGAGCGGTCATGTGAAGAAAAATAATTTTAATGCTCAGGTTAGAAATTACGAACGCGCACGTGAAGCGAAATTAAACAACAATAATATTCCGGAAACGGTTTATGATAATTTAATTGAAGCTGTTAATGAACGTCTGCCCCTGCTTCATCGCTATATCGAACTTAGAAAAGAAGTGCTCGGATTAGATGAAGTTCATATGTACGACATCTACACGCCGCTCGTTAAGGACGCGGAAATGAAAGTGTCTTATGAGGAAGCCAAAGACCTGGTTCTGAAAGGACTCGAGCCGCTAGGGGAGGAATATGTCAATACCGTGAAGGAAGGCTTTGAGAACCGCTGGATTGACGTTGAGGAGAACAAAGGGAAGCGAAGCGGAGCTTATTCCTCAGGTCACTACGGAACAAACCCTTATATATTAATGAATTGGCAGGATAATGTGAATAATTTATTTACACTCGCTCATGAATTGGGACATTCCCTGCACAGCTATTATACGCATGCGAATCAGCCATACCGTTACGGGAATTATTCCATTTTCGTGGCTGAAGTGGCTTCAACGTGTAATGAGGCACTATTGAATGATTACATGCTGAAGAATACGAAGAGTGAGAAGGAACAGCTTTATTTATTGAATAACTTCCTGGAAGGTTTCCGCGGCACGGTATTCAGACAAACGATGTTTGCTGAATTTGAACACGAGATTCATATGCAGGCTCAAAACGGGGAAGCTTTGACAGCGGATAAGCTCACAGAAATCTACTACGACCTGAATAAGAAATATTTTGGAGACAATATTGTGATTGATGATCATATCGGCCTGGAATGGGCTCGTATTCCTCACTTCTATATGGGGTATTATGTTTATCAATACGCTACTGGCTACGCGGCAGCTACGGCGCTTGCGGATCAGATCCTTTCTGAAGGCGACACAGCAGTTGAACGATATAAGAGTTTCCTTAAAGCAGGAAGCAGCGACTATCCGATTGAAGTGCTGAAACAGGCAGGTGTGGACATGACTTCTAAAGATCCGATTTTGTCCGCCCTTGATGTATTTGAAGAAAAGCTGAATGAAATGGAAGAACTGCTTAAAAAGTAA
- a CDS encoding ClpXP adapter SpxH family protein — protein MSWKSLSSNNDTQGTASGFFNLLKRPIEIYVFIDPLCPECWSLEPFLKKLTIEYGRFFTIRPIISGKLTSFQQNKVKKPENLKKAWDSTTSRTGMCCDGDVWIENPVSSPFAASLAVKAAELQGKKAGMRFLRKIQEYVFLEKQNISDEDVLIECASKSRLDVDEFKKDLHSDAARNALNCDLKLTHEMEVESTPTIVLFNESEEDAGLKITGMYSYDVYVKVLKEMLQKDPTPAIKPALEDFLHYYRFVANKEVAVVYDWTEQQAKKEMKKLVLKQKAREIPVKHGAFWEYLGTY, from the coding sequence GTGAGTTGGAAAAGCTTGAGCAGCAATAATGACACCCAAGGAACAGCCAGCGGTTTTTTCAATTTATTAAAGCGGCCCATAGAAATCTATGTGTTTATCGATCCGCTCTGTCCTGAATGCTGGTCACTTGAACCATTCTTAAAAAAACTCACTATCGAGTACGGCCGCTTCTTTACCATCCGTCCCATTATTAGCGGGAAGTTGACTTCCTTTCAGCAAAATAAAGTGAAGAAACCTGAAAATCTGAAAAAAGCGTGGGACAGCACCACTTCCCGGACCGGCATGTGCTGTGATGGTGATGTTTGGATTGAGAACCCGGTTTCCTCCCCTTTCGCGGCTTCTCTAGCTGTAAAAGCAGCCGAGCTGCAAGGTAAAAAAGCCGGCATGCGGTTTCTCAGAAAAATTCAGGAGTATGTTTTCCTGGAAAAACAGAATATTTCCGATGAAGATGTATTAATTGAATGCGCCAGTAAGAGCCGTCTGGATGTAGATGAATTTAAGAAGGACCTTCATTCCGATGCCGCTCGCAACGCTTTAAACTGCGACTTGAAATTGACACACGAAATGGAAGTGGAATCCACTCCTACGATCGTCCTTTTCAATGAATCAGAAGAAGATGCCGGACTTAAAATAACCGGTATGTATTCCTATGACGTGTATGTAAAAGTTCTGAAAGAGATGCTGCAAAAGGATCCAACCCCTGCCATTAAGCCAGCTCTTGAAGACTTTTTGCACTACTATCGATTTGTAGCGAACAAAGAAGTTGCGGTCGTCTACGACTGGACAGAACAGCAGGCAAAGAAAGAAATGAAAAAATTAGTGCTGAAACAGAAAGCGCGTGAAATCCCAGTGAAACACGGTGCCTTCTGGGAATATCTCGGCACATACTAA
- a CDS encoding globin domain-containing protein, translated as MVQRPGTIYEALGEEKISELVEAFYSRVSRHPELIPIFPEDLTETARKQKQFLTQFFGGPPLYIEEHGHPMLRARHLPFEITPTRRDAWLSCMSGALNEVSIEEPYRSAIFERLTMTANHMMNTPEEEKGESK; from the coding sequence ATGGTACAGCGACCTGGAACGATTTATGAGGCGCTTGGTGAAGAAAAAATATCGGAGCTTGTCGAAGCATTTTACAGCCGAGTGAGCCGTCACCCGGAATTAATTCCGATCTTTCCGGAAGATTTAACGGAAACCGCACGAAAACAGAAGCAGTTTTTGACTCAGTTCTTCGGCGGTCCTCCTCTTTACATCGAAGAGCATGGTCACCCGATGCTGAGAGCCAGACACCTGCCTTTTGAAATTACACCAACTCGAAGAGACGCCTGGCTGTCTTGTATGTCAGGCGCTTTAAACGAGGTTTCTATTGAAGAACCTTACCGGTCCGCTATATTCGAGCGATTAACGATGACGGCGAACCACATGATGAACACACCAGAAGAGGAGAAAGGAGAATCGAAGTGA
- a CDS encoding CYTH domain-containing protein, translated as MSQEIEIEYKNLLTKGEYDRVHQLYPFESVEFMEQTNYYFESDDLKLRSLGAALRIRKKNDQWTLTLKQPHPEGLLETHDSLSEHEADLWIQNRMVEKPNVGKQLEELGVSLEDLKFLGSLTTRRKEIEYKDTLLVLDHSLYYDQEDFELELEAQSKEQGKSVFSQILNQCNIPERETDNKIKRFYKARQESE; from the coding sequence TTGTCCCAGGAAATCGAAATTGAATATAAGAACCTGCTCACGAAGGGTGAGTACGATCGTGTACACCAATTATACCCATTCGAATCAGTTGAATTCATGGAGCAAACCAATTATTATTTTGAATCAGATGATTTAAAGCTTCGCAGTCTAGGGGCGGCTCTCCGCATCAGGAAAAAAAATGACCAATGGACGTTGACCCTGAAACAGCCTCATCCTGAAGGGCTGCTTGAAACCCATGACTCATTGTCTGAACACGAGGCAGATTTATGGATCCAAAACCGCATGGTGGAAAAACCGAATGTCGGGAAACAGCTGGAAGAGCTTGGCGTTTCTTTGGAGGACTTGAAATTCCTTGGTTCCCTGACCACAAGAAGAAAGGAAATCGAGTACAAGGATACCCTTCTCGTTCTCGATCACAGCCTCTATTATGATCAGGAAGATTTTGAGCTAGAACTCGAAGCTCAATCAAAAGAACAAGGAAAATCCGTTTTTTCCCAAATTTTAAATCAATGCAATATTCCTGAAAGGGAAACAGATAATAAGATTAAACGCTTTTATAAAGCCCGGCAAGAATCAGAATAG
- a CDS encoding GTP pyrophosphokinase has translation MNWDIFIAPYGQVVDELKVKLKGMRQQFEYEMEQSPIEFVTGRVKPRSSIIEKARRKAINPENIEKELQDIAGVRVVCQFVDDIYAVVDMLKNRHDFTIVEEKDYISRKKESGYRSYHVIIEYPVETIHGEKIVLAEIQIRTLAMNFWATNEHSLNYKYAGKIPTEIKSRLKRAGEAAFRLDEEMSKIKSEIQEAQKVFLRKEDQKNHNKKK, from the coding sequence ATGAATTGGGATATATTTATAGCACCTTATGGACAAGTAGTTGACGAACTAAAAGTAAAACTAAAGGGAATGCGCCAACAGTTTGAATATGAAATGGAGCAGTCTCCGATTGAATTTGTCACGGGTCGCGTAAAACCAAGATCAAGTATTATTGAAAAAGCCAGGAGAAAAGCCATTAATCCTGAAAACATTGAAAAAGAGTTACAGGATATAGCGGGTGTGCGTGTAGTCTGTCAATTTGTAGATGATATTTATGCTGTCGTAGACATGCTCAAAAATCGTCATGACTTTACCATTGTAGAAGAGAAGGATTACATCTCCCGCAAAAAAGAGAGCGGTTACAGGTCCTACCACGTAATCATTGAGTATCCAGTCGAAACCATCCATGGAGAAAAGATTGTGTTAGCAGAAATTCAAATCCGTACACTGGCTATGAATTTCTGGGCAACCAACGAACACTCCTTAAATTATAAATATGCTGGTAAAATACCAACAGAAATTAAAAGCCGGTTAAAGCGGGCAGGCGAAGCAGCCTTCCGCCTGGATGAAGAAATGTCCAAGATTAAAAGTGAAATCCAGGAAGCCCAAAAAGTATTTTTGCGTAAAGAAGATCAGAAAAACCATAATAAAAAGAAGTAG
- a CDS encoding NAD kinase yields MKFSILSKGDQKSNEIRSKIKNYLTEFQLEYNEDEPDLAISVGGDGTLLEAFHTYVHRLDQTAFIGIHTGHLGFYADWMPEELEKLIIEIARTPFQVVEYPLLEVTIRPQDGEEEDRYLALNECTIKTSEGSVVFDIEIKGDHFETFRGDGLCISTPSGSTAYNKALGGAILHPSLEAIQIAEMASINNRVFRTIGSPLILPSHHTCLLKPLNDRSFLITMDHITRTYKDVKSIQCRVATEKVRFARFRPFPFWRRVHDSFVSDEYSHSKE; encoded by the coding sequence ATGAAGTTTTCGATCCTTTCCAAAGGCGACCAGAAATCGAATGAAATACGATCCAAAATCAAAAATTATTTAACGGAATTCCAGTTGGAATACAATGAGGACGAGCCTGATCTTGCTATCTCTGTAGGAGGAGACGGCACGTTATTGGAAGCTTTTCACACCTATGTTCACCGCCTTGATCAAACGGCGTTTATCGGGATTCATACCGGACACTTAGGCTTCTATGCCGACTGGATGCCGGAAGAGCTGGAAAAACTGATCATTGAAATCGCGCGGACGCCTTTTCAGGTGGTTGAATACCCGCTTCTGGAAGTGACGATCCGTCCACAAGACGGGGAAGAGGAAGATCGGTATCTGGCATTGAATGAATGTACCATTAAGACTTCAGAAGGTTCGGTCGTTTTTGATATCGAAATTAAAGGCGATCATTTTGAAACCTTCCGCGGAGATGGACTTTGCATTTCCACGCCATCCGGCAGTACCGCTTATAACAAAGCGCTCGGCGGCGCGATTCTCCATCCTTCCCTGGAAGCAATCCAGATCGCCGAAATGGCTTCCATTAACAACCGGGTGTTCCGTACCATCGGTTCTCCGCTTATTTTGCCGAGCCATCATACCTGTTTATTAAAACCATTGAACGACAGAAGCTTTCTGATTACGATGGATCATATTACTCGTACTTACAAGGACGTGAAATCCATTCAGTGTCGTGTGGCGACTGAAAAAGTCCGGTTTGCCCGCTTCCGTCCGTTT